A single Phoenix dactylifera cultivar Barhee BC4 chromosome 1, palm_55x_up_171113_PBpolish2nd_filt_p, whole genome shotgun sequence DNA region contains:
- the LOC103718406 gene encoding zinc finger protein CONSTANS-LIKE 4-like: protein MAAKHCDSCKTSQARVYCRADSAYLCGTCDARVHGANLLASRHERVWLCQLCEQAPASVTCKADAAALCDICDADIHSSNPLARRHERLPIAPFLGPASAAAAAGGGLPSPRPSADEESVSWLLQDPDPEESMEAPELGSAAFFFSDADPYLDLDSSTSQDTGFDHKDGIKAIAGGPLLASDGHYDLDFARSKPLGRSTKRSLRRSVSSSEVAVVPDASVTAADGSARSGNPTARMEREARVMRYREKRKSRRFEKTIRYASRKAYADARPRIKGRFAKRAEVGQIYSSAADAVAAFLVDPYDGVVPSL from the exons ATGGCGGCGAAGCACTGCGACTCATGCAAGACCTCGCAGGCGCGCGTCTACTGCCGCGCCGACTCCGCGTACCTCTGCGGCACGTGCGATGCACGCGTTCATGGAGCCAACCTGCTAGCCTCCCGCCACGAGCGCGTCTGGCTCTGCCAGCTCTGCGAGCAGGCCCCTGCCAGCGTCACCTGCAAGGCCGACGCCGCCGCCCTCTGCGACATCTGCGACGCCGACATCCACTCCTCCAACCCCCTCGCCCGCCGCCACGAGCGCCTCCCAATTGCCCCCTTCCTCGGCCctgcctccgccgccgccgcggctGGCGGCGGGTTGCCCTCGCCCCGCCCTTCCGCTGATGAGGAGAGCGTTTCCTGGCTCCTCCAAGACCCGGATCCGGAGGAGTCGATGGAGGCGCCGGAACTCGGATCGGCGGCCTTCTTCTTCTCGGATGCCGACCCGTACCTGGATCTGGACTCCTCGACATCGCAGGACACCGGGTTCGATCACAAGGACGGCATCAAGGCCATCGCCGGTGGACCCCTCCTTGCGTCGGACGGTCATTACGATCTCGACTTTGCCCGATCCAAACCTTTGGGCCGCTCCACCAAGCGTTCGCTCAGGCGCAGC GTGTCGTCGTCGGAGGTGGCGGTGGTGCCGGACGCGAGCGTGACGGCCGCAGACGGATCGGCGAGGTCGGGGAATCCGACGGCGCGGATGGAGCGGGAGGCGCGTGTGATGAGGTAccgggagaagaggaagagccgGCGGTTCGAGAAGACGATACGGTACGCGTCACGGAAGGCTTATGCGGACGCGCGGCCGCGGATCAAGGGGAGGTTCGCGAAGCGGGCGGAGGTGGGCCAGATCTACTCCTCCGCCGCCGATGCTGTGGCGGCGTTCTTGGTGGACCCGTACGACGGCGTCGTCCCATCGCTTTGA